A genomic region of Pseudomonas sp. KU43P contains the following coding sequences:
- a CDS encoding DUF2868 domain-containing protein produces the protein MEDLVTALTALDKRWLTEAVRLREEHAGPLEDQEANRHARQQGGDLAARIEARALFLAERDGIATALRHWKQGARLALLALLLMAVLSGAGLAFAALGDGQRPVNVFWALGSLLGLNLLLLLGWAAGLALSGESGASLGRLWLWLSERFARDAKAAHLAPALLVLLQRQRLNRWLLGMLVHGLWLLAMLSALVLLLALLATRRYGFVWETTLLAAEPFIQLTRALGALPSLLGFAVPDEAMIRASGDTLPALDLARQAWASWLLGVVLVYGLLPRLVLFGLCLWRWRQGRQRLALDLSLPGYAQLREPLMPRSERIGVQDAAPEALPQFQAGQLDAGSSGALLVGLELDDQRPWPPTLPKTVTDAGVLDSRESRNKLLEQLSRFPPARLAIACDPRRSPDRGSLALLAELARNAGATRIWLLQAAPGQALDAERLGDWHEALDRLGLPHADTSPLTWLEHGHD, from the coding sequence ATGGAAGACCTTGTGACTGCACTGACTGCTCTGGACAAACGCTGGCTCACCGAAGCGGTGCGCCTGCGCGAAGAACACGCCGGCCCCCTGGAAGATCAGGAGGCCAATCGCCACGCCCGTCAGCAGGGCGGCGACCTGGCGGCGCGCATCGAAGCGCGCGCGTTGTTCCTTGCCGAACGTGACGGCATCGCCACTGCCCTGCGCCACTGGAAGCAAGGCGCTCGCCTGGCGCTGCTGGCGTTGCTGCTGATGGCCGTGCTCAGCGGCGCGGGCCTGGCTTTCGCCGCTCTTGGTGACGGGCAACGCCCGGTCAACGTGTTCTGGGCCCTGGGCAGTCTGCTCGGGCTGAACCTGCTGTTGTTGCTTGGCTGGGCCGCCGGGCTGGCGTTGAGCGGTGAAAGTGGCGCCAGCCTGGGGCGCCTGTGGTTATGGCTGAGCGAACGCTTCGCTCGTGATGCCAAGGCTGCGCACCTGGCACCAGCCCTGCTGGTGCTGCTGCAGCGCCAGCGCCTGAACCGCTGGCTGCTCGGCATGCTGGTGCACGGCCTGTGGCTGCTGGCAATGCTCAGCGCGCTGGTGCTGCTGCTGGCCTTGCTCGCCACCCGGCGCTATGGCTTCGTCTGGGAAACTACCCTGCTCGCTGCCGAGCCGTTCATTCAACTGACCCGCGCACTCGGCGCGCTGCCCTCGCTGCTCGGCTTCGCGGTGCCCGACGAGGCCATGATCCGCGCCAGCGGCGACACCCTGCCAGCGCTGGACCTGGCCCGCCAGGCATGGGCCAGCTGGCTGCTCGGCGTCGTTCTGGTCTATGGCCTGCTGCCGCGCCTGGTGCTGTTCGGGCTGTGCCTGTGGCGCTGGCGTCAGGGCCGTCAGCGGCTGGCCCTGGACCTCAGCCTGCCCGGCTATGCGCAACTGCGCGAACCCCTGATGCCTCGCAGCGAGCGCATCGGCGTGCAGGATGCCGCGCCCGAGGCGTTACCGCAGTTCCAGGCCGGCCAGCTGGACGCTGGCAGCAGCGGTGCCTTGCTGGTCGGCCTGGAGCTGGACGACCAGCGCCCGTGGCCGCCCACCCTGCCGAAGACAGTGACCGATGCCGGCGTGCTCGACAGCCGTGAGTCGCGCAACAAACTGCTCGAACAACTCAGCCGCTTCCCTCCTGCTCGCCTGGCCATCGCCTGCGACCCCCGCCGCTCGCCGGACCGGGGCAGCCTGGCGCTGCTCGCGGAGCTGGCGCGCAACGCCGGCGCCACCCGCATCTGGCTGCTGCAGGCAGCTCCGGGCCAGGCCCTGGACGCCGAGCGCCTGGGTGACTGGCACGAGGCGCTGGACCGCCTCGGCCTGCCCCATGCCGACACCTCGCCCCTGACCTGGCTGGAGCATGGCCATGACTGA